A genomic window from Halogeometricum sp. S3BR5-2 includes:
- a CDS encoding FG-GAP repeat domain-containing protein translates to MKLQHRRLDDAPPSGQMSFCLTTDLTGNGRPDVLIGAFGGEYPVTIPILDKEIEMRLLPGSREAIHRREWNVFWYENPGWERHDVARAPDLSVGGALGDITGNGSMDLVSGQNIRKHDLYWFEQPDDPRDEWTRRLITDDFEKFHDIVVADVDGDGEDEVVCTSQRSELIFYYDIPEDPRREPWPVANRHVVHEGLNVEGLHVGDVDGDGAPEIVAGANVFHREDDGTWTREQIAEGWDWTRLVVDDIDGDGDEEIIITEGDLPYQEDRPARLGVFDPPDWDLTVVHDDLSNPHSLQVADLNGDGNKDIYVAEMRLEEGHTPRQFVFWNRGDGTFDEEVIVEDVATHEAKLVDLDGDGKLDIVGKSYTEEHVDAWFNVS, encoded by the coding sequence ATGAAGCTTCAGCATCGTCGTCTCGACGACGCCCCTCCGTCCGGACAGATGAGTTTCTGTCTGACGACGGACCTGACGGGCAACGGTCGCCCGGACGTGCTCATCGGGGCGTTCGGCGGCGAGTACCCCGTCACGATTCCGATACTCGACAAGGAGATAGAGATGCGTCTCCTGCCGGGGTCCCGCGAGGCCATCCACCGCCGCGAGTGGAACGTCTTCTGGTACGAGAACCCCGGGTGGGAGCGGCACGACGTTGCCCGCGCCCCGGACCTCTCGGTCGGCGGTGCGCTCGGCGACATCACCGGAAACGGGTCGATGGACCTCGTTTCCGGGCAGAACATCCGAAAGCACGACCTCTACTGGTTCGAACAGCCCGACGACCCCAGAGACGAGTGGACGCGCCGACTCATCACCGACGACTTCGAGAAGTTCCACGACATCGTCGTCGCGGACGTCGACGGCGACGGGGAGGACGAGGTCGTCTGCACCTCACAGCGGAGCGAACTCATATTCTACTACGACATCCCCGAGGACCCCCGGCGCGAACCGTGGCCGGTGGCGAACCGCCACGTCGTCCACGAGGGTCTCAACGTCGAGGGCCTGCACGTGGGCGACGTCGACGGCGACGGTGCCCCCGAAATCGTCGCCGGCGCGAACGTGTTCCACCGCGAGGACGACGGGACGTGGACGCGCGAGCAGATAGCCGAGGGCTGGGACTGGACCCGCCTCGTCGTCGACGACATCGACGGCGACGGCGACGAGGAGATAATCATCACGGAGGGCGACCTGCCCTATCAGGAGGATAGACCGGCCCGCCTCGGCGTGTTCGACCCGCCGGACTGGGACCTCACCGTCGTTCACGACGACCTCTCGAACCCCCACAGCCTGCAGGTCGCCGACCTGAACGGCGACGGGAACAAGGACATCTACGTGGCCGAGATGCGTCTGGAGGAGGGGCACACCCCCCGACAGTTCGTCTTCTGGAACCGAGGCGACGGGACGTTCGACGAGGAGGTCATCGTCGAGGACGTCGCGACGCACGAGGCGAAACTCGTCGACCTCGACGGCGACGGGAAGTTGGACATCGTCGGGAAGTCCTACACCGAAGAGCACGTCGACGCCTGGTTCAACGTGAGCTGA
- a CDS encoding sugar phosphate isomerase/epimerase family protein, with product MERTPRPAIQLYSVREASDPLPEVIRRVAEAGFEGVEFADRFFEADADAVAEALSETGVVPVAAHADLPTIEAALDGGGDLFERLETVGCDRVVVPHVPANHFRTRWAVRAFSYRIADVAHELDAHDVDLGYHTIRHDLYPMVPRAVGSLFEKTPLPHALADAGARGLARLRAADPRFDASEIPSDSGYWNLIARTAPDDLFFEVDVGEVTAAGFDPAAAVELASGRVPLVHIRDVAPTGRFGAFESADPGRGVVDFASVARAARESGTEWLVYEHDDPADAYGTVCEGANLLSDLVGDPSDGSSGDESTDDAATVGSAD from the coding sequence ATGGAGCGTACGCCACGTCCGGCGATACAGTTGTACAGCGTCCGAGAGGCCTCGGACCCCCTCCCCGAGGTGATCCGCCGCGTCGCCGAGGCCGGGTTCGAGGGCGTCGAGTTCGCCGACCGCTTCTTCGAGGCGGACGCCGACGCCGTCGCCGAGGCGCTCTCGGAGACGGGCGTGGTCCCCGTCGCCGCGCACGCCGACCTCCCGACGATAGAGGCGGCGCTCGACGGCGGCGGCGACCTGTTCGAGCGGTTGGAGACCGTCGGCTGCGACCGGGTCGTCGTTCCGCACGTCCCGGCCAATCACTTCCGGACGCGGTGGGCGGTCCGGGCGTTCTCGTATCGCATCGCGGACGTGGCCCACGAACTCGACGCCCACGACGTCGACCTCGGCTACCACACGATACGGCACGACCTCTACCCGATGGTCCCCCGGGCGGTCGGGTCGCTGTTCGAGAAGACGCCGCTTCCGCACGCCCTCGCCGACGCGGGCGCGCGGGGACTCGCCCGCCTCCGCGCCGCGGACCCGCGGTTCGACGCGAGCGAGATTCCGAGCGACTCCGGCTACTGGAACCTCATCGCGCGGACCGCGCCCGACGACCTGTTCTTCGAGGTGGACGTGGGCGAGGTGACCGCCGCCGGCTTCGACCCCGCTGCGGCCGTCGAACTCGCGTCGGGGCGAGTACCGCTCGTCCACATTCGCGACGTGGCGCCGACGGGTCGATTCGGCGCCTTCGAGAGCGCCGACCCCGGCCGGGGCGTCGTCGACTTCGCGTCCGTCGCCCGCGCGGCGCGCGAGAGCGGGACCGAATGGCTCGTCTACGAGCACGACGACCCCGCGGACGCGTACGGGACGGTGTGCGAGGGCGCGAACCTCCTCTCGGACCTCGTCGGCGACCCGAGCGACGGTAGTTCGGGGGACGAATCGACCGACGACGCCGCGACCGTCGGGTCAGCCGACTGA
- a CDS encoding Gfo/Idh/MocA family protein, whose protein sequence is MTFRIGFVGTGDPDGDGFAMAYRHAAGYERLDDCELVACADVVPENAEAFADAHDIDAAHTYEDYEEMLAEAEPDVVSVCVPPALHADIVVGVAQSGVVEAIHCEKPMADTWEDAQRMVEECEAEGVALTVNHQQRFGKPYRKAKDLLDTGKVGDLRRIEFREEHLYDTGTHAFDLANFYNDMEPVDWVLAQIDYTDENVLFGAHNENQALAQWRYENGVYGLASTGRGEAFAGDALFRLLGTEGEIEVRADGTLAYRRDGKSWKTVDTGIDGRYRPQPGRVRAGTRLVAGRVSSRLAERLGSTTYTERAIAELIGALRDGEESELNGRNALAADELIFASWESSRRRGRVDLPLEAEDNALESMVEEESVGPDATERSYGDEAEESGTGGRGRLGSLRARFVGSLGR, encoded by the coding sequence ATGACGTTCAGAATCGGATTCGTCGGGACCGGCGACCCCGACGGCGACGGTTTCGCCATGGCGTACCGCCACGCCGCGGGCTACGAGCGACTGGACGACTGCGAACTCGTCGCCTGCGCCGACGTCGTCCCGGAGAACGCCGAGGCGTTCGCCGACGCGCACGACATCGACGCGGCGCACACCTACGAGGACTACGAAGAGATGCTCGCGGAGGCCGAACCCGACGTGGTGAGCGTCTGCGTCCCGCCCGCCCTCCACGCGGACATCGTCGTCGGCGTGGCCCAGAGCGGCGTCGTGGAGGCGATTCACTGCGAGAAACCGATGGCCGACACGTGGGAGGACGCACAGCGGATGGTCGAGGAGTGCGAGGCGGAGGGCGTCGCCCTGACGGTCAACCACCAACAGCGCTTCGGGAAACCCTACCGCAAGGCGAAGGACCTGCTCGACACCGGGAAGGTGGGCGACCTGCGCCGAATCGAGTTCCGCGAGGAACACCTGTACGACACCGGCACGCACGCGTTCGACCTCGCGAACTTCTACAACGACATGGAACCCGTCGACTGGGTGCTCGCGCAGATAGACTACACGGACGAGAACGTGCTGTTCGGCGCCCACAACGAGAACCAGGCGCTCGCGCAGTGGCGCTACGAGAACGGCGTCTACGGCCTCGCCTCCACCGGTCGCGGCGAGGCGTTCGCGGGCGACGCCCTGTTCCGACTGCTCGGGACCGAGGGCGAGATAGAGGTGCGCGCGGACGGCACGCTCGCGTACCGTCGCGACGGGAAATCCTGGAAGACGGTCGACACCGGTATCGACGGCCGGTACCGCCCGCAACCCGGCAGAGTCCGCGCCGGCACCCGACTCGTCGCCGGGCGCGTCTCCTCGCGCCTCGCGGAGCGACTCGGCTCTACCACGTACACAGAGCGCGCCATCGCGGAACTGATCGGAGCGCTCCGCGACGGCGAGGAGTCCGAACTGAACGGGCGGAACGCGCTGGCGGCCGACGAACTCATCTTCGCGTCGTGGGAGTCCTCGCGCCGCCGCGGCCGGGTGGACCTCCCGCTCGAAGCCGAGGACAACGCCTTGGAGTCGATGGTCGAAGAGGAGAGCGTCGGTCCCGACGCGACGGAACGCAGTTACGGCGACGAGGCGGAGGAGAGCGGGACCGGTGGTCGCGGACGACTCGGGTCCCTCCGCGCGCGCTTCGTCGGGTCCCTCGGGCGGTAA
- a CDS encoding RNA-guided endonuclease InsQ/TnpB family protein, translating to MEVRRTAVVKLAVSDDQRDALHRTAEQYLYCANRTADYCWSDTSYTECKTNKREVRDALYSELREETDLQAQLVQAAIKRAVEAVKGVIERWKKGQRISCPTFTAKTMDYDARSATFYRNKVSLATVEGRVEPSFVLPADSPTPYEQYVLSDEYEFRESTVRYDAVNEEFYIQISTRRRDGNAEVSADTGHPDQTVLGIDLGVNSLAVSSTGTFWQGDDYDHWCREFEKRRGEMQQRGTQAAHNALLRLGKREDAWRKQYIHTVANELVTEAVEHDCDAIVFEDLTDIRERLPHAKWHHVWAFRRLFEYVSYKAPEHGVSVEQVEPNHTSQRCSRTDCGFTHEDNRHGEQFCCQKCGYEVNADYNGAKNIGLRYARNRIHRLRSSPTSGSGDAEVDLRINGGTLNGGSHRPVVGD from the coding sequence ATGGAGGTGCGTCGAACTGCAGTCGTGAAACTCGCCGTTTCCGACGACCAGCGCGACGCACTCCACCGAACCGCCGAGCAATACCTGTACTGCGCGAACCGAACCGCCGACTACTGTTGGTCCGACACATCCTACACCGAGTGCAAGACCAACAAGCGAGAGGTTCGTGACGCGCTCTACTCCGAACTTCGAGAGGAGACGGACCTACAGGCACAGCTCGTCCAAGCCGCCATCAAACGCGCTGTCGAAGCCGTCAAAGGCGTTATCGAACGATGGAAGAAGGGACAACGTATCTCTTGTCCGACGTTCACCGCCAAAACGATGGACTACGACGCGCGGAGCGCGACCTTCTACCGAAACAAGGTGTCGCTGGCAACTGTTGAGGGCCGCGTCGAACCGTCGTTCGTTCTCCCGGCAGATAGTCCGACACCCTACGAGCAGTACGTCCTCTCCGATGAGTATGAGTTCCGAGAGAGTACGGTTCGATACGACGCAGTGAACGAAGAGTTCTACATCCAAATATCGACTCGGCGGAGAGACGGTAACGCAGAGGTTTCGGCAGATACCGGGCACCCCGACCAAACGGTCCTCGGTATCGACCTCGGCGTCAACAGCCTCGCCGTCTCCTCGACCGGCACGTTCTGGCAGGGAGACGACTACGACCACTGGTGCCGTGAGTTCGAGAAGCGACGTGGTGAGATGCAACAGCGCGGCACCCAGGCCGCGCACAACGCCCTGCTTCGCCTCGGGAAGCGTGAAGACGCATGGCGGAAACAGTATATCCACACGGTCGCCAACGAACTCGTCACGGAGGCCGTGGAACACGACTGCGACGCTATCGTGTTCGAGGATTTGACCGACATTCGTGAGCGGCTTCCGCACGCGAAGTGGCACCACGTCTGGGCGTTCCGACGCCTGTTTGAGTACGTCTCCTACAAAGCACCGGAACACGGCGTCTCCGTGGAGCAGGTTGAGCCGAACCACACGTCCCAACGCTGTTCTCGGACGGACTGTGGGTTCACGCATGAGGACAACCGCCACGGGGAACAGTTCTGTTGCCAGAAGTGCGGATACGAGGTGAACGCGGACTACAACGGCGCGAAAAACATCGGGCTACGGTACGCTCGAAATCGAATCCACAGACTCCGTTCCTCGCCCACGTCGGGGAGCGGAGACGCAGAAGTAGACCTGCGTATAAATGGTGGGACGTTGAACGGCGGGAGTCACCGGCCTGTTGTTGGCGACTGA
- a CDS encoding DedA family protein gives MSITQTLLELLVRYGYIGIFVFTFLETSMLFPFLPSEVVVPAIAAVAVASTQGAVVFALAGAAGGTLGGLFAYRAFGTKGASAAEAYGGRINVSQTEIDRGQRLFNRWGKHSVLWGRFLPFVRSVVSVPAGFAGMNVVRFTVYTAVGTFLFNLAVAALLLYGKRQFDRLGFRHLAAELLRIGGAYAASNPLVAVLAAAAAVAAVGFGVHRMVSAEA, from the coding sequence ATGAGCATCACGCAGACCCTCCTCGAACTCCTCGTTCGGTACGGCTACATCGGCATCTTCGTCTTCACGTTCCTCGAGACGTCGATGCTGTTCCCGTTTCTTCCCAGCGAGGTGGTCGTCCCGGCGATAGCCGCCGTCGCCGTCGCGTCGACGCAGGGCGCCGTCGTGTTCGCCCTCGCCGGCGCGGCCGGTGGGACGCTGGGCGGACTGTTCGCCTACCGGGCGTTCGGAACGAAGGGGGCGTCGGCCGCGGAGGCGTACGGCGGGCGCATCAACGTCTCGCAGACGGAGATAGACCGCGGTCAGCGGCTGTTCAACCGCTGGGGGAAACACTCCGTCCTCTGGGGGCGGTTCCTCCCGTTCGTCCGCTCGGTCGTCTCCGTCCCCGCCGGCTTCGCGGGGATGAACGTCGTCCGCTTTACCGTCTACACCGCGGTTGGGACGTTCCTGTTCAACCTCGCGGTGGCCGCCCTCCTGCTGTACGGGAAACGGCAGTTCGACCGGCTCGGGTTCCGCCACCTCGCCGCCGAACTGCTCCGCATCGGGGGCGCGTACGCCGCGTCGAACCCCCTCGTCGCGGTTCTCGCCGCCGCGGCCGCCGTCGCCGCCGTCGGGTTCGGCGTCCACCGGATGGTCTCGGCCGAAGCGTGA
- a CDS encoding HalOD1 output domain-containing protein has product MNQMEGNDGATVDEELDWKIVSAVAEEKGVEPLDLDERLYDVVDLDAVKDLFVGMPNQTALVEGHVTFTLAGCEVVVDQAWNVDVTPVPSPNVAAD; this is encoded by the coding sequence ATGAATCAGATGGAGGGGAACGACGGTGCGACGGTGGACGAGGAACTCGACTGGAAGATCGTCAGCGCGGTGGCCGAGGAGAAGGGCGTCGAACCGCTGGACCTCGACGAGCGACTGTACGACGTGGTCGACCTCGACGCCGTGAAGGACCTGTTCGTCGGGATGCCGAACCAGACGGCGCTGGTTGAAGGACACGTGACGTTCACGCTCGCCGGGTGCGAAGTCGTCGTCGACCAGGCGTGGAACGTCGACGTCACGCCCGTCCCGTCGCCCAACGTCGCCGCCGACTGA
- a CDS encoding bacterio-opsin activator domain-containing protein, whose amino-acid sequence MTAESTATQSAVRVRLLGDGDRTSDVRSLLRDDERISLLPVPEGDDARAGATADADCLVCTTVDAVPAELGAAPLVVVLSNPDDESVRTAYRAGATDVLAPSETLPAQVAWLSGADELDAEDETPAATLVDAAAAFGDAACVLDRRWRVGAATDAFAELVGERAADGSDADELSDGEAGSDRSPADADAHLWADYPAVRAVRASCWETVLSGEATPFEEALPDGRRLSGRVVPLRDGVVVRVRDITEETETRESLDRYERILETIDDGIYILDENFLITEVNDAVTQMTGYDREELVGSHSTMLADESVIVEASALIQEILMGERSDGRLDVELETADGSSLPVETRFSALSFADGSHGMVGVIRDITDRKRYEETLTSLNRSAHELFESQTKPDVGETVLDTATDILELESVVVYLYDEEAGALQPVAWEGEGTPARIGPGDGALWTCFAEHESITLGTVETTLEEWDELAPADAPEASSGESVVIPLGEHGVLATVSAAEDAPRGQSTLTHLLAANAEAALDRVARSVELERRRGELSRRNEELTSLNRFNELLREVNRVLVEADSREAIEKAVCEQLVDGPSIAFAWVGTYDRVSESVVPRAWAGAERGYLDCLTDDPEAFEVEPSVQAIRNSETTVVDNAGQRIQEYQWRRDALDRGFVSVASFPLTYGEFSYGALTVYATEPNAFDERTRLMFEELGVTTANAINGAEAKESLHTESLIELDIRITSPNAPLLRISQAFGGQIRLEGTVPQPSGSSLLYLTVQGSDTDIESLSSLTVVERVRKVVERDSETLVEVQLAAEALPSRLADLGAVVRTLTSTPDALDVVVELAPGSDVREFVELLQEQYPGTELSAKRTRERSIETQQSFRAGLREALTDRQFEALRTAYFSGYFAWPRERTASDLAESLGVAQPTFARHLRVAERKLLDNLLADERRTRR is encoded by the coding sequence ATGACCGCCGAGTCGACTGCGACCCAGTCCGCGGTGCGAGTCCGTCTCCTCGGCGACGGCGACCGCACCTCGGACGTCCGCAGTCTCCTCCGCGACGACGAACGCATCTCGCTTCTACCCGTACCCGAAGGGGACGACGCGCGTGCGGGCGCGACCGCGGACGCGGACTGTCTCGTCTGTACGACCGTCGACGCCGTGCCGGCCGAGCTCGGCGCCGCCCCTCTCGTGGTCGTCCTCTCGAACCCCGACGACGAGTCGGTAAGGACCGCCTACCGCGCCGGCGCGACGGACGTCCTCGCTCCTTCCGAGACGCTCCCCGCGCAGGTCGCGTGGCTCTCGGGAGCCGACGAACTCGACGCCGAGGACGAGACGCCGGCGGCGACGCTGGTCGACGCCGCGGCCGCGTTCGGCGACGCGGCGTGCGTCCTCGACCGACGCTGGCGGGTCGGGGCGGCGACCGACGCGTTCGCCGAACTCGTGGGCGAACGCGCGGCGGACGGTTCCGACGCCGACGAACTCTCAGACGGCGAGGCAGGCTCCGACCGCTCGCCCGCGGACGCCGACGCGCATCTGTGGGCCGACTACCCAGCCGTGCGCGCGGTCAGAGCGTCGTGTTGGGAGACAGTGCTGTCCGGGGAGGCGACGCCGTTCGAAGAGGCGCTTCCCGACGGACGGCGCCTGTCGGGCCGAGTCGTTCCGCTGCGCGACGGGGTGGTGGTTCGGGTCCGGGACATCACCGAGGAGACGGAGACGCGGGAGTCGCTGGACCGCTACGAACGAATACTGGAGACCATCGACGACGGTATCTACATCCTCGACGAGAACTTCCTCATCACGGAGGTCAACGACGCCGTCACGCAGATGACGGGGTACGACCGCGAGGAACTGGTCGGGTCGCACTCGACGATGCTCGCGGACGAGTCGGTCATCGTGGAGGCGAGCGCCCTCATCCAGGAGATACTGATGGGCGAGCGGTCGGACGGTCGCCTCGACGTCGAGTTGGAGACGGCGGACGGGAGCTCCCTCCCCGTGGAGACGCGCTTCTCCGCGCTCTCCTTCGCCGACGGCTCCCACGGGATGGTCGGGGTCATCCGCGACATCACGGACAGAAAACGGTACGAAGAGACGCTGACGTCGCTGAACCGGTCGGCACACGAACTGTTCGAGTCGCAGACGAAACCCGACGTCGGCGAGACGGTGTTGGACACGGCGACGGATATTCTCGAACTGGAGTCGGTCGTCGTCTACCTCTACGACGAGGAGGCGGGCGCGCTCCAACCGGTGGCGTGGGAGGGCGAGGGAACGCCCGCGCGCATCGGGCCGGGCGACGGCGCGCTGTGGACGTGTTTCGCGGAGCACGAGTCGATAACGCTGGGGACCGTCGAGACGACGCTCGAAGAGTGGGACGAACTCGCGCCCGCGGACGCGCCGGAGGCGTCGAGCGGCGAGAGCGTCGTGATTCCGCTCGGCGAGCACGGCGTGCTGGCGACCGTGTCCGCGGCGGAGGACGCCCCGCGCGGGCAGTCGACTCTGACGCACCTCTTGGCCGCGAACGCCGAGGCGGCGCTCGACCGCGTGGCCCGGTCGGTCGAACTCGAACGTCGCAGGGGCGAACTCTCCCGGCGGAACGAGGAACTGACCAGCCTCAACCGTTTCAACGAACTCCTGCGCGAGGTGAACCGCGTTCTCGTCGAGGCGGACTCCCGCGAGGCCATCGAGAAGGCGGTGTGCGAGCAGTTGGTGGACGGACCGTCCATCGCCTTCGCGTGGGTCGGCACGTACGACCGCGTCTCCGAGTCCGTCGTTCCGCGCGCGTGGGCGGGCGCCGAACGAGGGTATCTCGACTGCCTGACGGACGACCCCGAGGCGTTCGAGGTCGAACCGAGCGTGCAGGCCATCCGGAACAGCGAGACGACCGTCGTCGACAACGCGGGTCAGCGGATTCAGGAGTACCAGTGGCGACGCGACGCCCTGGACAGGGGGTTCGTCTCCGTCGCCAGTTTCCCGCTGACGTACGGCGAGTTCAGCTACGGCGCCCTGACCGTCTACGCGACCGAACCGAACGCGTTCGACGAACGGACGAGGCTCATGTTCGAGGAACTCGGTGTCACGACGGCCAACGCCATCAACGGCGCGGAGGCGAAGGAGTCGCTGCACACCGAATCGCTCATCGAACTCGATATCCGCATCACCAGCCCCAACGCCCCGCTGCTCCGCATCTCACAGGCCTTCGGCGGTCAGATCCGGTTGGAGGGGACGGTGCCCCAGCCCTCGGGGTCGTCGCTGCTGTACCTGACGGTGCAGGGGTCCGACACCGACATCGAGTCGCTGTCGTCGCTGACAGTGGTCGAGCGGGTTCGGAAGGTCGTCGAACGGGACTCGGAGACGCTGGTCGAGGTGCAGTTGGCCGCCGAGGCGCTCCCGTCCCGACTCGCCGACCTCGGCGCCGTCGTCCGCACGCTCACCTCGACGCCCGACGCCCTCGACGTCGTCGTCGAACTCGCCCCCGGGTCGGACGTGCGCGAGTTCGTCGAACTCCTACAGGAGCAGTACCCCGGCACCGAACTGAGCGCCAAGCGGACGCGCGAGCGGTCGATAGAGACCCAACAGTCCTTCCGCGCGGGTCTCAGAGAGGCGCTGACCGACCGGCAGTTCGAGGCGCTGCGCACCGCCTACTTCTCGGGGTACTTCGCCTGGCCGCGCGAGCGAACGGCGAGCGACCTCGCGGAGTCGCTGGGCGTCGCACAACCCACGTTCGCGCGGCACCTCCGCGTCGCCGAGCGCAAACTGCTCGACAATCTGCTGGCGGACGAGCGCCGAACCCGCCGCTGA
- a CDS encoding glycosyl hydrolase, whose amino-acid sequence MHLGDARDGTLYCTSGLESVVVNPADRTEVRSRFPSPPGASDRVPFETLHSSLGKSLLAPVTGRYQSSNLWALSAESLLANVGPRVYRSGDGGRSWTHVLDLPPSSPPKGLLPSSVCRHDGAVYLSEYALSDEPGRIRVSDDDGRSWSVLLERDDVRHFHGVYTDPYGETLWANTGDRDDESSIGVVVDGRYEPLGSGSQAWRGVQLGFTPEAVFWGKDASFAAEKPIYKLPRERLSEPNPVPDVVGTTEGVLFYVETVEHGGEHYVVGSASSQTGIDSTAPPDRRQNTCSREVRVLVASSADDYGSWHELCSFERRRTLGDVLPRVPTTDAHAFVRVDPELGLLINPCNTSTRDGRVLRMPLSRVAETVESGPTHAPSRPFSSVRDAAKRFVR is encoded by the coding sequence ATGCATCTGGGGGACGCCCGCGACGGAACGCTGTACTGCACGTCGGGTCTGGAGTCCGTCGTGGTGAATCCCGCGGACCGAACGGAAGTGCGGAGTCGGTTTCCGAGTCCACCCGGCGCGTCCGACCGAGTCCCGTTCGAGACGCTGCACTCGTCGCTCGGAAAGTCGCTTCTCGCGCCGGTCACGGGGCGCTACCAGTCGTCGAACCTCTGGGCGCTCTCGGCGGAGTCGCTTCTCGCCAACGTCGGCCCGCGCGTCTATCGCTCCGGAGACGGCGGTCGCTCGTGGACGCACGTCCTCGACCTTCCCCCGTCGTCGCCGCCGAAGGGGCTCTTACCCAGTTCCGTCTGCCGGCACGACGGCGCCGTCTACCTCTCCGAGTACGCCCTCAGCGACGAACCGGGTCGCATTCGCGTCAGCGACGACGACGGCCGCTCCTGGTCGGTGCTTCTCGAACGCGACGACGTGCGGCACTTCCACGGCGTCTACACTGACCCATACGGCGAGACGCTCTGGGCGAACACGGGGGACAGAGACGACGAGAGCTCTATCGGCGTCGTCGTCGACGGCCGGTACGAACCCCTCGGGTCCGGAAGCCAGGCGTGGCGCGGCGTCCAACTCGGGTTCACGCCCGAGGCCGTGTTCTGGGGCAAGGACGCCTCGTTCGCCGCGGAGAAACCCATCTACAAGCTCCCCCGCGAACGCCTCTCGGAGCCGAACCCCGTTCCGGACGTCGTCGGAACCACAGAGGGCGTTCTCTTCTACGTCGAGACGGTCGAACACGGGGGCGAGCACTACGTCGTCGGGTCGGCGAGTTCGCAGACGGGTATCGACAGCACGGCCCCACCCGACCGTCGACAGAATACCTGTTCGCGCGAGGTACGCGTTCTTGTCGCCTCCAGTGCGGACGACTACGGGTCTTGGCACGAACTCTGCTCCTTCGAGCGCCGACGCACTCTCGGCGACGTGCTCCCGCGGGTGCCGACGACGGACGCGCACGCCTTCGTCCGCGTCGACCCGGAACTCGGTCTCCTGATCAACCCGTGCAACACGAGCACGCGCGACGGACGGGTGCTCCGGATGCCGTTGTCGCGCGTCGCAGAAACCGTCGAGTCCGGACCGACGCACGCGCCGTCCCGACCGTTTTCGTCCGTTCGGGACGCTGCGAAGCGTTTCGTCCGCTGA
- a CDS encoding AAC(3) family N-acetyltransferase has translation MCANALTQARRVGNLVKHQTLKQIRLRRSAARASEAAFDELLDEHAAGHNEVFVHAGLGDVRDAFDTDPYRFLLGRLEERFESVVAPGFTDYFTVSGVYHKRFSRPKHGAFVRQFHEDADYRTDDAIKSFLVKGPYRFDDCVHRDTYHEAGCFARLASEGTLLVNVGTPWFTCSHLHYLEAKYDVPYVETRTHEGVVYRTPTEYERTEQTYETLTSPLYSWNKPKIMRRLRRADALDAYDLNGLNVYISRLDKVEAVLGAELREDPYYLVTL, from the coding sequence ATGTGCGCGAACGCACTGACGCAGGCGCGTCGCGTCGGCAACTTGGTGAAACATCAGACGCTGAAGCAGATTCGCCTTCGACGGAGCGCCGCGCGGGCGTCCGAGGCGGCGTTCGACGAACTCCTAGACGAACACGCCGCCGGGCACAACGAGGTGTTCGTTCACGCCGGCCTCGGCGACGTGAGGGACGCGTTCGACACCGACCCCTACCGCTTCCTCCTCGGTCGACTGGAGGAGCGATTCGAGAGCGTCGTGGCCCCCGGATTCACCGACTACTTCACCGTCTCGGGGGTGTACCACAAGCGGTTCTCGCGACCGAAGCACGGCGCGTTCGTCCGGCAGTTTCACGAGGACGCCGACTACCGAACGGACGACGCGATAAAGTCGTTCCTGGTGAAGGGACCCTACCGGTTCGACGACTGCGTCCACCGCGACACGTACCACGAAGCGGGCTGTTTCGCCCGGTTGGCGAGCGAGGGAACGCTCCTGGTGAACGTCGGGACGCCCTGGTTCACCTGCTCGCACCTCCACTACCTCGAAGCGAAGTACGACGTGCCGTACGTGGAGACGCGGACCCACGAGGGCGTCGTCTACCGGACGCCCACGGAGTACGAACGGACCGAGCAGACCTACGAGACGCTGACGTCGCCGCTGTACTCGTGGAACAAACCGAAGATAATGCGTCGTCTCCGGCGCGCAGACGCGTTGGACGCTTACGACTTGAACGGACTCAACGTCTACATCTCTCGGCTCGACAAAGTAGAAGCGGTTCTCGGCGCCGAACTCCGCGAGGACCCCTACTACCTCGTCACCCTCTGA